A section of the Camelus dromedarius isolate mCamDro1 chromosome 14, mCamDro1.pat, whole genome shotgun sequence genome encodes:
- the ZBTB17 gene encoding zinc finger and BTB domain-containing protein 17 isoform X1 → MAAMDFPQHSQHVLEQLNQQRQLGLLCDCTFVVDGVDFKAHKAVLAACSEYFKMLFVDQKDVVHLDISNAAGLGQVLEFMYTAKLSLSSENVDDVLAVASFLQMQDIITACQALKSLAEPTASPGENVEASAMEGGGKRAKEEKAAATTLSDPDLARSSPPMGLGRELKEERGGQAESTASGAEQTEKADAPREPLPVELKPDPTSGMAAAEAEAALSESSEQEMEVEPARKGEEQEEEGAVPVVGKEQSRRLEKGEAPEESEESASTDSGQELGAEARGLRSGTYGDRTESKAYGSVIHKCEDCGKEFTHTGNFKRHIRIHTGEKPFSCRECSKAFSDPAACKAHEKTHSPLKPYGCEECGKSYRLISLLNLHKKRHSGEARYRCEDCGKLFTTSGNLKRHQLVHSGEKPYQCDYCGRSFSDPTSKMRHLETHDTDKEHKCPHCDKKFNQVGNLKAHLKIHIADGPLKCRECGKQFTTSGNLKRHLRIHSGEKPYVCVHCQRQFADPGALQRHVRIHTGEKPCQCVMCGKAFTQASSLIAHVRQHTGEKPYVCERCGKRFVQSSQLANHIRHHDNIRPHKCSVCSKAFVNVGDLSKHIIIHTGEKPYLCDKCGRGFNRVDNLRSHVKTVHQGKAGIKILEPEEGGEVSVVTVDDMVTLATEALAATAVTQLTVVPVGAAVTADETEVLKAEISKAVKQVQEEDPNTHILYACDSCGDKFLDANSLAQHVRIHTAQALVMFQTDADFYQQYGPGSTWPAGQVLQAGELVFRPRDGADSQPALAETPPTAPECPPPAE, encoded by the exons CCATGGATTTTCCCCAGCACAGCCAGCACGTCTTGGAGCAGCTGAACCAGCAGCGTCAACTGGGGCTTTTGTGTGACTGCACCTTTGTGGTGGACGGTGTTGATTTTAAGGCTCATAAAGCAGTGCTGGCGGCCTGCAGCGAGTACTTCAAGATGCTCTTCGTGGACCAGAAGGATGTGGTACACCTGGACATCAGTAACGCAGCAG GCCTAGGGCAGGTGCTGGAGTTTATGTACACGGCCAAGCTGAGCCTGAGCTCTGAGAACGTGGATGATGTGCTGGCCGTGGCCAGTTTCCTGCAGATGCAAGACATCATCACAGCCTGCCAGGCCCTCAAGTCACTGGCTGAGCCCACCGCCAGCCCTGGGGAGAATGTGGAGGCCTCGGCCATGGAAG GTGGGGGCAAGAGAGCCAAAGAGGAGAAGGCTGCTGCCACCACGCTGAGCGATCCAGACCTGGCCAGAAGCAGTCCACCCATGGGCCTAGGCAGGGAGCTCAAGGAGGAGCGAGGTGGCCAGGCCGAGAGCACGGCCAGCG gtgcaGAGCAGACGGAGAAGGCCGATGCCCCCCGGGAGCCGCTGCCTGTGGAGCTCAAGCCTGACCCCACGAGTGGCATGGCTGCTGCTGAGGCCGAGGCCGCCTTGTCAGAGAGCTCAGAGCAAG AAATGGAAGTGGAGCCAGCCAGGAAGGGAGAAGAGCAAGAGGAGGAGGGCGCCGTGCCCGTGGTCGGCAAGGAACAGAGCCGGCGACTGGAGAAGGGCGAGGCCCCGGAGGAGAGCGAGGAGTCGGCCAGCACGGACTCGGGCCAGGAGCTGGGCGCCGAGGCCCGGGGCCTGCGCTCGGGCACCTACGGCGACCGCACGGAGTCCAAGGCCTACGGCTCCGTCATCCACAAGTGCGAG GACTGTGGGAAGGAGTTCACGCACACCGGGAACTTCAAGCGGCACATCCGCATCCACACGGGCGAGAAGCCCTTCTCGTGCCGGGAGTGCAGCAAGGCCTTCTCCGACCCGGCCGCGTGCAAGGCCCACGAGAAGACCCACAG CCCGCTGAAGCCCTACGGCTGCGAGGAGTGCGGCAAGAGCTACCGGCTCATCAGCCTGCTGAACCTGCACAAGAAGCGGCACTCGGGCGAGGCGCGCTACCGCTGCGAGGACTGCGGCAAGCTCTTCACCACGTCGGGCAACCTCAAGCGGCACCAGCTGGTGCACAGCGGCGAGAAGCCCTACCAGTGCGACTACTGCGGCCGCTCCTTCTCCGACCCCACGTCCAAGATGCGCCACCTGGAGACTCACGACACTGACAAGGAGCACAAGTGCCCACACTGCGACAAGAAGTTTAACCAG GTGGGGAATCTGAAGGCCCACCTGAAGATCCACATCGCAGACGGGCCCCTCAAGTGCCGGGAGTGTGGGAAGCAGTTCACCACCTCAG GGAACCTGAAGCGGCACCTTCGGATCCACAGTGGGGAGAAGCCCTACGTGTGCGTCCACTGCCAGCGGCAGTTTGCTGACCCTGGCGCTCTGCAGCGGCACGTCCGCATCCACACGG GTGAGAAGCCATGCCAGTGCGTGATGTGCGGCAAGGCCTTCACGCAGGCCAGCTCCCTCATCGCCCACGTGCGCCAGCACACCGGAGAGAAGCCGTACGTCTGCGAGCGCTGCGGCAAGAG ATTTGTCCAGTCCAGTCAGCTGGCCAATCACATCCGCCACCATGACAACATCCGCCCCCACAAGTGCAGCGTGTGCAGCAAGGCCTTCGTGAATGTGGGGGACCTGTCCAAGCACATCATCATCCACACTG GAGAGAAGCCTTACCTGTGTGACAAGTGTGGTCGAGGTTTCAACCGGGTGGACAACCTGCGTTCCCACGTGAAGACCGTGCACCAGGGCAAGGCAGGCATCAAAATCCTGGAGCCAGAGGAGGGCGGTGAGGTCAGCGTGGTCACAGTCGATGACATGGTCACACTGGCCACTGAGGCACTGGCAGCAACAGCCGTCACTCAGCTCACAG TGGTGCCAGTGGGGGCCGCGGTGACCGCGGATGAGACAGAAGTACTTAAAGCCGAGATCAGCAAAGCGGTGAAGCAAGTACAAGAAGAAG ATCCCAACACCCACATCCTCTATGCCTGTGACTCCTGTGGGGATAAGTTTCTGGATGCAAACAGCCTGGCCCAGCACGTGCGGATCCACACGGCCCAGGCACTGGTCATGTTCCAGACGGATGCGGACTTCTACCAGCAGTATGGGCCAGGCAGCACGTGGCCGGCCGGGCAGGTGCTGCAGGCTGGGGAGCTGGTCTTCCGCCCTCGGGACGGGGCTGACAGCCAGCCTGCCCTGGCAGAGACACCCCCCACAGCCCCTGAATGTCCACCACCTGCTGAGTGA
- the ZBTB17 gene encoding zinc finger and BTB domain-containing protein 17 isoform X2, which yields MDFPQHSQHVLEQLNQQRQLGLLCDCTFVVDGVDFKAHKAVLAACSEYFKMLFVDQKDVVHLDISNAAGLGQVLEFMYTAKLSLSSENVDDVLAVASFLQMQDIITACQALKSLAEPTASPGENVEASAMEGGGKRAKEEKAAATTLSDPDLARSSPPMGLGRELKEERGGQAESTASGAEQTEKADAPREPLPVELKPDPTSGMAAAEAEAALSESSEQEMEVEPARKGEEQEEEGAVPVVGKEQSRRLEKGEAPEESEESASTDSGQELGAEARGLRSGTYGDRTESKAYGSVIHKCEDCGKEFTHTGNFKRHIRIHTGEKPFSCRECSKAFSDPAACKAHEKTHSPLKPYGCEECGKSYRLISLLNLHKKRHSGEARYRCEDCGKLFTTSGNLKRHQLVHSGEKPYQCDYCGRSFSDPTSKMRHLETHDTDKEHKCPHCDKKFNQVGNLKAHLKIHIADGPLKCRECGKQFTTSGNLKRHLRIHSGEKPYVCVHCQRQFADPGALQRHVRIHTGEKPCQCVMCGKAFTQASSLIAHVRQHTGEKPYVCERCGKRFVQSSQLANHIRHHDNIRPHKCSVCSKAFVNVGDLSKHIIIHTGEKPYLCDKCGRGFNRVDNLRSHVKTVHQGKAGIKILEPEEGGEVSVVTVDDMVTLATEALAATAVTQLTVVPVGAAVTADETEVLKAEISKAVKQVQEEDPNTHILYACDSCGDKFLDANSLAQHVRIHTAQALVMFQTDADFYQQYGPGSTWPAGQVLQAGELVFRPRDGADSQPALAETPPTAPECPPPAE from the exons ATGGATTTTCCCCAGCACAGCCAGCACGTCTTGGAGCAGCTGAACCAGCAGCGTCAACTGGGGCTTTTGTGTGACTGCACCTTTGTGGTGGACGGTGTTGATTTTAAGGCTCATAAAGCAGTGCTGGCGGCCTGCAGCGAGTACTTCAAGATGCTCTTCGTGGACCAGAAGGATGTGGTACACCTGGACATCAGTAACGCAGCAG GCCTAGGGCAGGTGCTGGAGTTTATGTACACGGCCAAGCTGAGCCTGAGCTCTGAGAACGTGGATGATGTGCTGGCCGTGGCCAGTTTCCTGCAGATGCAAGACATCATCACAGCCTGCCAGGCCCTCAAGTCACTGGCTGAGCCCACCGCCAGCCCTGGGGAGAATGTGGAGGCCTCGGCCATGGAAG GTGGGGGCAAGAGAGCCAAAGAGGAGAAGGCTGCTGCCACCACGCTGAGCGATCCAGACCTGGCCAGAAGCAGTCCACCCATGGGCCTAGGCAGGGAGCTCAAGGAGGAGCGAGGTGGCCAGGCCGAGAGCACGGCCAGCG gtgcaGAGCAGACGGAGAAGGCCGATGCCCCCCGGGAGCCGCTGCCTGTGGAGCTCAAGCCTGACCCCACGAGTGGCATGGCTGCTGCTGAGGCCGAGGCCGCCTTGTCAGAGAGCTCAGAGCAAG AAATGGAAGTGGAGCCAGCCAGGAAGGGAGAAGAGCAAGAGGAGGAGGGCGCCGTGCCCGTGGTCGGCAAGGAACAGAGCCGGCGACTGGAGAAGGGCGAGGCCCCGGAGGAGAGCGAGGAGTCGGCCAGCACGGACTCGGGCCAGGAGCTGGGCGCCGAGGCCCGGGGCCTGCGCTCGGGCACCTACGGCGACCGCACGGAGTCCAAGGCCTACGGCTCCGTCATCCACAAGTGCGAG GACTGTGGGAAGGAGTTCACGCACACCGGGAACTTCAAGCGGCACATCCGCATCCACACGGGCGAGAAGCCCTTCTCGTGCCGGGAGTGCAGCAAGGCCTTCTCCGACCCGGCCGCGTGCAAGGCCCACGAGAAGACCCACAG CCCGCTGAAGCCCTACGGCTGCGAGGAGTGCGGCAAGAGCTACCGGCTCATCAGCCTGCTGAACCTGCACAAGAAGCGGCACTCGGGCGAGGCGCGCTACCGCTGCGAGGACTGCGGCAAGCTCTTCACCACGTCGGGCAACCTCAAGCGGCACCAGCTGGTGCACAGCGGCGAGAAGCCCTACCAGTGCGACTACTGCGGCCGCTCCTTCTCCGACCCCACGTCCAAGATGCGCCACCTGGAGACTCACGACACTGACAAGGAGCACAAGTGCCCACACTGCGACAAGAAGTTTAACCAG GTGGGGAATCTGAAGGCCCACCTGAAGATCCACATCGCAGACGGGCCCCTCAAGTGCCGGGAGTGTGGGAAGCAGTTCACCACCTCAG GGAACCTGAAGCGGCACCTTCGGATCCACAGTGGGGAGAAGCCCTACGTGTGCGTCCACTGCCAGCGGCAGTTTGCTGACCCTGGCGCTCTGCAGCGGCACGTCCGCATCCACACGG GTGAGAAGCCATGCCAGTGCGTGATGTGCGGCAAGGCCTTCACGCAGGCCAGCTCCCTCATCGCCCACGTGCGCCAGCACACCGGAGAGAAGCCGTACGTCTGCGAGCGCTGCGGCAAGAG ATTTGTCCAGTCCAGTCAGCTGGCCAATCACATCCGCCACCATGACAACATCCGCCCCCACAAGTGCAGCGTGTGCAGCAAGGCCTTCGTGAATGTGGGGGACCTGTCCAAGCACATCATCATCCACACTG GAGAGAAGCCTTACCTGTGTGACAAGTGTGGTCGAGGTTTCAACCGGGTGGACAACCTGCGTTCCCACGTGAAGACCGTGCACCAGGGCAAGGCAGGCATCAAAATCCTGGAGCCAGAGGAGGGCGGTGAGGTCAGCGTGGTCACAGTCGATGACATGGTCACACTGGCCACTGAGGCACTGGCAGCAACAGCCGTCACTCAGCTCACAG TGGTGCCAGTGGGGGCCGCGGTGACCGCGGATGAGACAGAAGTACTTAAAGCCGAGATCAGCAAAGCGGTGAAGCAAGTACAAGAAGAAG ATCCCAACACCCACATCCTCTATGCCTGTGACTCCTGTGGGGATAAGTTTCTGGATGCAAACAGCCTGGCCCAGCACGTGCGGATCCACACGGCCCAGGCACTGGTCATGTTCCAGACGGATGCGGACTTCTACCAGCAGTATGGGCCAGGCAGCACGTGGCCGGCCGGGCAGGTGCTGCAGGCTGGGGAGCTGGTCTTCCGCCCTCGGGACGGGGCTGACAGCCAGCCTGCCCTGGCAGAGACACCCCCCACAGCCCCTGAATGTCCACCACCTGCTGAGTGA
- the ZBTB17 gene encoding zinc finger and BTB domain-containing protein 17 isoform X3: MYTAKLSLSSENVDDVLAVASFLQMQDIITACQALKSLAEPTASPGENVEASAMEGGGKRAKEEKAAATTLSDPDLARSSPPMGLGRELKEERGGQAESTASGAEQTEKADAPREPLPVELKPDPTSGMAAAEAEAALSESSEQEMEVEPARKGEEQEEEGAVPVVGKEQSRRLEKGEAPEESEESASTDSGQELGAEARGLRSGTYGDRTESKAYGSVIHKCEDCGKEFTHTGNFKRHIRIHTGEKPFSCRECSKAFSDPAACKAHEKTHSPLKPYGCEECGKSYRLISLLNLHKKRHSGEARYRCEDCGKLFTTSGNLKRHQLVHSGEKPYQCDYCGRSFSDPTSKMRHLETHDTDKEHKCPHCDKKFNQVGNLKAHLKIHIADGPLKCRECGKQFTTSGNLKRHLRIHSGEKPYVCVHCQRQFADPGALQRHVRIHTGEKPCQCVMCGKAFTQASSLIAHVRQHTGEKPYVCERCGKRFVQSSQLANHIRHHDNIRPHKCSVCSKAFVNVGDLSKHIIIHTGEKPYLCDKCGRGFNRVDNLRSHVKTVHQGKAGIKILEPEEGGEVSVVTVDDMVTLATEALAATAVTQLTVVPVGAAVTADETEVLKAEISKAVKQVQEEDPNTHILYACDSCGDKFLDANSLAQHVRIHTAQALVMFQTDADFYQQYGPGSTWPAGQVLQAGELVFRPRDGADSQPALAETPPTAPECPPPAE; encoded by the exons ATGTACACGGCCAAGCTGAGCCTGAGCTCTGAGAACGTGGATGATGTGCTGGCCGTGGCCAGTTTCCTGCAGATGCAAGACATCATCACAGCCTGCCAGGCCCTCAAGTCACTGGCTGAGCCCACCGCCAGCCCTGGGGAGAATGTGGAGGCCTCGGCCATGGAAG GTGGGGGCAAGAGAGCCAAAGAGGAGAAGGCTGCTGCCACCACGCTGAGCGATCCAGACCTGGCCAGAAGCAGTCCACCCATGGGCCTAGGCAGGGAGCTCAAGGAGGAGCGAGGTGGCCAGGCCGAGAGCACGGCCAGCG gtgcaGAGCAGACGGAGAAGGCCGATGCCCCCCGGGAGCCGCTGCCTGTGGAGCTCAAGCCTGACCCCACGAGTGGCATGGCTGCTGCTGAGGCCGAGGCCGCCTTGTCAGAGAGCTCAGAGCAAG AAATGGAAGTGGAGCCAGCCAGGAAGGGAGAAGAGCAAGAGGAGGAGGGCGCCGTGCCCGTGGTCGGCAAGGAACAGAGCCGGCGACTGGAGAAGGGCGAGGCCCCGGAGGAGAGCGAGGAGTCGGCCAGCACGGACTCGGGCCAGGAGCTGGGCGCCGAGGCCCGGGGCCTGCGCTCGGGCACCTACGGCGACCGCACGGAGTCCAAGGCCTACGGCTCCGTCATCCACAAGTGCGAG GACTGTGGGAAGGAGTTCACGCACACCGGGAACTTCAAGCGGCACATCCGCATCCACACGGGCGAGAAGCCCTTCTCGTGCCGGGAGTGCAGCAAGGCCTTCTCCGACCCGGCCGCGTGCAAGGCCCACGAGAAGACCCACAG CCCGCTGAAGCCCTACGGCTGCGAGGAGTGCGGCAAGAGCTACCGGCTCATCAGCCTGCTGAACCTGCACAAGAAGCGGCACTCGGGCGAGGCGCGCTACCGCTGCGAGGACTGCGGCAAGCTCTTCACCACGTCGGGCAACCTCAAGCGGCACCAGCTGGTGCACAGCGGCGAGAAGCCCTACCAGTGCGACTACTGCGGCCGCTCCTTCTCCGACCCCACGTCCAAGATGCGCCACCTGGAGACTCACGACACTGACAAGGAGCACAAGTGCCCACACTGCGACAAGAAGTTTAACCAG GTGGGGAATCTGAAGGCCCACCTGAAGATCCACATCGCAGACGGGCCCCTCAAGTGCCGGGAGTGTGGGAAGCAGTTCACCACCTCAG GGAACCTGAAGCGGCACCTTCGGATCCACAGTGGGGAGAAGCCCTACGTGTGCGTCCACTGCCAGCGGCAGTTTGCTGACCCTGGCGCTCTGCAGCGGCACGTCCGCATCCACACGG GTGAGAAGCCATGCCAGTGCGTGATGTGCGGCAAGGCCTTCACGCAGGCCAGCTCCCTCATCGCCCACGTGCGCCAGCACACCGGAGAGAAGCCGTACGTCTGCGAGCGCTGCGGCAAGAG ATTTGTCCAGTCCAGTCAGCTGGCCAATCACATCCGCCACCATGACAACATCCGCCCCCACAAGTGCAGCGTGTGCAGCAAGGCCTTCGTGAATGTGGGGGACCTGTCCAAGCACATCATCATCCACACTG GAGAGAAGCCTTACCTGTGTGACAAGTGTGGTCGAGGTTTCAACCGGGTGGACAACCTGCGTTCCCACGTGAAGACCGTGCACCAGGGCAAGGCAGGCATCAAAATCCTGGAGCCAGAGGAGGGCGGTGAGGTCAGCGTGGTCACAGTCGATGACATGGTCACACTGGCCACTGAGGCACTGGCAGCAACAGCCGTCACTCAGCTCACAG TGGTGCCAGTGGGGGCCGCGGTGACCGCGGATGAGACAGAAGTACTTAAAGCCGAGATCAGCAAAGCGGTGAAGCAAGTACAAGAAGAAG ATCCCAACACCCACATCCTCTATGCCTGTGACTCCTGTGGGGATAAGTTTCTGGATGCAAACAGCCTGGCCCAGCACGTGCGGATCCACACGGCCCAGGCACTGGTCATGTTCCAGACGGATGCGGACTTCTACCAGCAGTATGGGCCAGGCAGCACGTGGCCGGCCGGGCAGGTGCTGCAGGCTGGGGAGCTGGTCTTCCGCCCTCGGGACGGGGCTGACAGCCAGCCTGCCCTGGCAGAGACACCCCCCACAGCCCCTGAATGTCCACCACCTGCTGAGTGA